ACTGGGTCGAGCGCGTCGAACGACGCCGCGACCGCGAGCACGGGGATGAGGGGTGCGAGAGCCAGGAAGGCCGCGTCCCTGTTCTGTGCTCCGAGCCCGGCGAGTCCCACCACACAGGCACACACCACGGAGAGACCCACGGCCATCGCCCAGGGGACCAACAGTGAGTCCGCAGCAGACACCACGACGAGATCGTCATCACGTGCGCCGAGGCGGCGCAGGACGCGCAGCGGCCAGGGCAGTGCCCGCTCAGAGATCGCGGTGCGCACGTCGGCCCAGACCGCTGGAGCGAGGTCTGGAGCGAGCGTGGCCGCCGCTGAGCGGCACACACTGCAACCGGTGAGGTGGGTCTCCACACTCGCCTCTGCGGCAGGGTCGAGCCGACCAGCGGCATACGCCTCCCATACGGGGGTCTCCACGTGCCACGTCATGAGAATGCCTCCCCGGAGATGAGCTGCTCGCGCAACTTGGACTTGGCTATGCGGGCCCGGCTCTTAACCGTGCCCTGAGGGATCCCGAGCAACCGGGCCGCCTCCCTCGTGGAGAGCCCGTCGATGACCGTCGCCTGGAGGACCTGCCGCAGCTCGGGCGAGAGCGACCGGATGGCGTCGCCGACGGTGCCGTACTCGACGGCCACGAGCAGCTCGTCCTCCGCGCTCCTGACGGTCGGGCTCAGCGCGGAGATGACCCGGCTGGTGACCGGCGTCGGCTGCGCCCTCTTGCGCAACCGGGTCACCAGCTGCCGGATCGCGATGCCCCATAACCAGGCACCCAGGTCACCGTCACCTCGGAACGAGTCCGGCGCCTTCCAGATGGCGACGAACGTGTCCTGGAGCGCCTCGGCGGCCAGGTCCGCATCCGGGGTACGCCTCCGCAGTCTGAGCAGCAGCCACGCCGAGTGGCGCTCGACCAGCTGACGCAACGCGGCCTCGTCCTGATCGGCCACGAGGCGCAAGAGATCCGCGTCACTCAACTGCTCCATGCACACACTGTCGCGCGCCGAGCCCCGAACGGATCACGCCGAGCGCGACTGATTTCCTGCTTCCCCAAGACGGTGACGAGTGCCACGGCCCGATCCCGCACCGGGTCGCTCCGCGAGCCCATCGGAATTCGGGGCGGTGGTTGTCGCGGGGTTGCGCGAGGCGCTTGCTGAAGGGTCGGGCTCGGCCGCTGCCCGAGTCGGTCACATTCCGTGGCTCGACCTGGCCCACCCTGGAGGTGCGCAATCAGCGCCCTGCTTGTCGGGTACACCCGATGCTCTACGAATCAGCAAGATCTCACCGCGCGGGAGATCAGTGCCTCCGGTCATTGACTGCTCGGGCTGCGTGGGTGGCTGTGCGTGGGGTGATCGTGTCGATGAGCTGCCCGTCGGTGAACGCGTCACCGTGCCACCGCAAATGCGACTCCAAATCCGCGGGTGCCTTCGTGACGCGGGACCCGACGATGAACCGCAGGCCGGCCTGGTCCAAAGCGGTCAGGTTGGTCGCGGACAGCATCCCCGCGTCGGCAACGATCGCGATATCGGCCAGGTTGTGCCGGTCAGCGAGCTGGGCCACGATCAGCACGATCAGCACGACCGTCGCGGTTTCGGCCTTGTTGCCTTCGAAGCAGCCGATCTCCAACGGGAATCCGTGCCGGTCGACGAGCAACCCGACCACGACTTGCGGGTCGACCCGGCATTCCTTGGAATAGCCGACCTTGCGTAGGTCGTCCTCGTGCTCGGCCTCGAAATACAACGTGGTGACGTCGTACAGGCACAACGTCACATCCCCAGCAGTCGCGGCATGCGCGAAACACTTGGCCGCGACCACGTCCCGGTACCCGCGACCCACGCAGCGAGTCAGGGCCCGTTTCATGCTCGAGCGATGCACCGGCGCCAGGCCGACCTCGCCCAGGACACGAGCCGAGTCAGTCATCGAGGTCGGTTCGATCAACCGGGCAGCAACCAGTTGAAAGAACGCCTCATCATCAATCGCGTCGAATCCCAGCGTCTCCCACGCATCCCGTAACACCTGCAGCAACAACCGGGAAGTCTTGGCCGTGACCACGGCCTGCCGCGGATCCCTACCCGCGTTGTGTTTCGAGCCGAAGCCGAGGTCCAATTCTCCTTGGCCGGCGTGGATCTTGGCCCGGCCGGCCTCCATCAACGCGGCCAGTTCCGCCTCGGCACGACGTCCACCACGTCAAGCTCGGCCTCAGCTTCAACCTCGACGACGAGCCGGAACTGGCGACCCTGGCACTGCACGGAACTCGAACGCGCCGGGTTCGACCCGGCTGGGCTGAGCTTCCGGCTGTTCCGGGCGGACATCGTCGGGTAGCTCTACCTCATGGGCATCGCGGGCCGGTTCCCGTACAACCAGTTGCGGTTCGCCGAAACCTGCCTCATGCACAGCTTCGATTCCGGCTTGCTCGACGAACTGCGCTTCCTCCGGGACCCGACGCCAGCCTCACCGACTCCGTCAACCGGGACGATGGCCGACGGCCGACGGCGCTGAACGTCGACCGCGCCATTTTCACTCGCATCTGGCTTGACGATCGAGGCACCGTCTCCTTCGCCACCCTCAACGAACCGTTCTCCAACTTGAGTCCGAACAACGAAAAGATCCCCGGAGAAAACTCCGAGGATCTGTCCGATGCCGCTTGACTCCACGATGACCCGAAGGTCACCAGTTGGAGTAAGCCGGCTTTGGTAGCGGGGGCAGGATTTGAACCTGCGACCTCCGGGTTATGAGCCCGGCGAGCTACCGAGCTGCTCCACCCCGCGTCGGTATGT
This genomic stretch from Calidifontibacter indicus harbors:
- a CDS encoding zf-HC2 domain-containing protein; amino-acid sequence: MTWHVETPVWEAYAAGRLDPAAEASVETHLTGCSVCRSAAATLAPDLAPAVWADVRTAISERALPWPLRVLRRLGARDDDLVVVSAADSLLVPWAMAVGLSVVCACVVGLAGLGAQNRDAAFLALAPLIPVLAVAASFDALDPVRELTAPTPYSKLRMALLRASAALSVALPATLAVGLLVPHMSDLAFVWLTPSLGLTVAALVLLTWFEARVAGGLVATGWVACVMALRSGGDLATLTSPAVQAAFVVGGALLAVTLVLRTSTLRIQGGDL
- a CDS encoding RNA polymerase sigma factor — protein: MEQLSDADLLRLVADQDEAALRQLVERHSAWLLLRLRRRTPDADLAAEALQDTFVAIWKAPDSFRGDGDLGAWLWGIAIRQLVTRLRKRAQPTPVTSRVISALSPTVRSAEDELLVAVEYGTVGDAIRSLSPELRQVLQATVIDGLSTREAARLLGIPQGTVKSRARIAKSKLREQLISGEAFS